One stretch of Podospora pseudoanserina strain CBS 124.78 chromosome 4, whole genome shotgun sequence DNA includes these proteins:
- the GIT2 gene encoding glycerophosphoinositol permease (EggNog:ENOG503NUIA; COG:P), producing the protein MKEESADSGASSDQNPPPKVPLSSSSPPTHTQNENPLAASSSEAPNDKTLWQKLLPVVACGAGLFSDGYINNVIGSVITVLAIQYGPLWSTSTAKSYLSAIAFAGTVVGQLLFGYLSDKWSRTNSLLLSTLILILFTALSTGSYYKGDAVGMFNVLTAWRFFVGIGIGGEYPAGSVAAAESSGELRKGTRNMWFILFTNSMIDWGFVMGAFVPWLVAAACHNTNLEVIWRTSLGIGVVFPLSLFVLRFFLKEPEEFQKHSMKHARTPYRLVFRFYGWRMFVVSSIWFLYDFSAYSFSIYSSTILANIFDGDSAPLTTVFGWNTVINLFYIPGTMLGAPVSDLLGPKRALAVGVLLQGIVGFVMAGCYPYLARPEVVGGFAAVFGIFQSLGELGPGNNIGVLAAKTCATGVRGQYYGVAAAVGKLGAFVGTYVFPYIVKAGGGSEVLSAQYPFYVSSAGCVLSAVLCWVWVPRVEQDMIRDEDERFRGFLEENGYDTGQLGLRKDGAAVLVEEGK; encoded by the exons ATGAAGGAAGAAAGCGCCGACTCGGGCGCCAGCTCGGaccaaaaccctcctccgaaagtccccctctcctcgtcaagcCCACCGACTCATACCCAAAACGAGAATCCCCTCGCTGCCAGCAGCAGTGAAGCTCCAAATGACAAAACGCTCTGGCAAAAGCTCCTCCCCGTCGTCGCCTGCGGAGCAGGGTTGTTTTCTGACGGGTATATCAACAAC GTGATCGGCTCCGTCATAACCGTCCTCGCAATCCAGTACGGCCCCCTCTGGTCCACCTCCACAGCCAAATCCTACCTCAGCGCCATCGCCTTTGCCGGAACGGTGGTGGGGCAGTTGCTGTTTGGGTATCTGAGTGATAAGTGGTCGAGGACAAACTCACTGTTGCTGTCGACGTTGATCCTGATCTTGTTCACGGCGTTGAGCACGGGGAGTTACTACAAAGGGGATGCGGTGGGCATGTTCAACGTGCTGACGGCGTGGAGGTTTTTTGTCGGGATCGGGATCGGGGGGGAGTACCCTGCGGGAAGCGTCGCGGCGGCCGAGTCGTCGGGGGAGCTGAGGAAGGGGACGAGGAATATGTGGTTCATTTTGTTTACGAACAGCATGATTGACTGG GGCTTCGTGATGGGGGCTTTTGTCCCCTGGCTTGTGGCAGCCGCGTgccacaacaccaacctcgaagTTATTTGGAGGACGAGTCTCGGGATCGGGGTGGTGTTTCCGCTCAGCCTGTTTGTCCTGAGGTTTTTCCTCAAGGAGCCAGAGGAGTTCCAGAAGCACTCGATGAAGCACGCGCGCACGCCGTACAGGCTTGTGTTTAGGTTTTATGGCTGGAGGATGTTTGTCGTCAGTTCTATCTGGTTTCTGTACGACTTTTCGGCGTACTCGTTTTCGATCTACTCGAGCACGATCCTGGCGAACATTTTTGACGGGGACTCTGCGCCGCTGACGACGGTTTTTGGGTGGAACACGGTGATCAACCTGTTTTACATCCCGGGCACGATGCTGGGCGCTCCGGTGTCTGACTTGTTGGGTCCTAAGAGGGCGCTTGCGGTTGGGGTTTTGCTCCAGGGGATTGTTGGATTTGTGATGGCGGGTTGTTACCCCTATCTGGCGAggccggaggtggtgggagggtttGCGGCGGTGTTTGGGATCTTTCAGAGCctgggggagctggggccgGGGAACAATATTGGGGTTTTGGCTGCGAAGACTTGTGCtacgggggtgagggggcaGTATTATGGGGTTGCGGCTGCGGTTGGGAAGCTGGGGGCTTTTGTGGGGACCTATGTGTTTCCGTATATTGTCAAGGCTGGGGGGGGGAGCGAGGTGCTGTCGGCCCAGTATCCGTTTTATGTGTCGAGCGCGGGGTGCGTGTTGAGTGCGGTGCTGTGCTGGGTTTGGGTGCCGAGGGTGGAGCAGGACATGATcagggatgaggatgagaggttcagggggtttttggaggagaatGGGTATGATACTGGGCAGCTGGGGCTGAGGAAGGATGGGGCGGCGGttttggttgaggaggggaagtgA
- a CDS encoding hypothetical protein (EggNog:ENOG503PEC7), with the protein MMGWGSSSRWLAIARTLQLAAALVSTALHGFNTIWIHVKKLGMTQHMVILELLIVLITVYATIAILVQHYNWRSITEPWLVAFVVLDLIFCAMTMAIISLLAWNGLPVSCVGLTRPKEYLAGDALNGFSTNGFTDGNQNMPGELDKFCPLERAYFGFAHALVFFYIATIVLNVVRILELKYIKIGNSGEDEEVNLKAVKDLEEPSPISSTARVNLAPPAPPSEGIVSRTASLRSTTTASTSRPAYSAVPARAHTAAIPRRPVGAGRAVPSPYRRPQSDAFNRVSLDEDSDNAEAALVSDGMRHQHRQPPSRDYVPHPPHQQQYPHPHNHHRMPSLLEEDQMTTTSDMDHALVSDGMRPSAPMLPPYEPGNRRTSIGG; encoded by the exons atgatgggttgggggtcaTCTTCAAGATGGCTTGCCATCGCCCGAACACTGCAGCTTGCTGCGGCTTTAGTATCGACCGCTCTACATGGCTTCAACACCATATGGATTCATGTCAAGAAGCTCGGTATGACACAGCACATGGTCATCCTTGAGCTGTTG atcgtcctcatcaccgtGTACGCCACCATCGCCATTTTGGTTCAACACTACAACTGGCGTTCCATAACGGAGCCATGGCTGGTTGCTTTTGTGGTTCTCGACTTGATCTTTTGCGCCATGACGATGGCCATCATATCCTTGCTTGCCTGGAATGGCCTTCCTGTCAGCTGTGTCGGCCTCACGCGACCAAAGGAGTATCTGGCCGGCGATGCCCTGAACGGGTTCTCGACTAATGGCTTCACTGACGGGAACCAAAACATGCCCGGGGAACTAGACAAGTTCTGCCCTCTGGAGCGCGCATATTTTGGGTTCGCCCACGCTTTGGTCTTCTTTTACATTGCGACCATTGTCCTCAACGTCGTCCGCATCTTGGAGCTCAAGTATATCAAGATTGGCAATtcgggggaggacgaggaggtgaATCTTAAGGCGGTCAAGGACCTCGAGGAGCCATCACCCATCTCCAGCACTGCAAGAGTCAATCTGgcgccaccagcaccaccaagcgAAGGCATCGTTTCACGCACTGCTTCTCTTCGAAGCACCACGACGGCCTCAACATCGCGCCCCGCTTACTCGGCGGTTCCTGCTCGGGCTCACACAGCCGCCATCCCACGGCGACCCGTGGGAGCAGGCAGGGCGGTGCCATCGCCATACCGACGGCCGCAGTCGGATGCTTTCAATCGAGTCTCTTTGGACGAAGATAGCGATAATGCCGAAGCAGCGTTGGTGTCAGACGGCATGAGGCATCAGCACCGGCAACCACCTTCGAGAGACTACGtccctcacccaccacatcaacagcagTACCCGCACCCacacaatcaccaccggATGCCCAGTTTGCTCGAGGAGGACCAGATGACGACCACGTCTGATATGGATCACGCGTTGGTGTCGGATGGGATGAGGCCATCAGCACCCATGCTTCCACCGTATGAACCGGGCAATAGACGGACCAGTATAGGTGGTTAG
- a CDS encoding hypothetical protein (EggNog:ENOG503PQSD) produces the protein MVAILYFRLYCKKKEEEEEEEEEEEEEDEEEETILQAAATTNEMATDTLQSNNDNEKRSTTSCCNKSGRRRRNWPFLWLTAIRTCQLAYFAHLHAVVFLFDQTGYYNGMWAWYASPGDDERSKAGMRWARALSLLNLIYILITFIFSLMFRNLDPQKWRLFGIHTFFGDLLMAWSLLHILRVLHPSYTNYCYDVPRKFDYENQGILTYLGKGQFNKERYLTCALLDSIFTLGAIPALSHIASIIATTCNIRRATNQQQVEVYPKEEGAVDIEQGTMIIPPAAEPSRSQSPVSSSSRGPSPPPSYRSRSSSGATEAGRPPSYRSAPSVRARASMETVSSVDPDSYLVSDGWRAPEHPPVYSSRPPSLRDGQV, from the exons ATGGTCGCTATCCTCTACTTTCGTCTCTATTgcaagaagaaagaagaagaagaagaagaagaagaagaagaagaagaagaagacgaagaagaagaaactaTTCTTCAGGCCGCCGCCACAACCAACGAAATGGCTACTGACACTCTCCAAAGCAACAACGACAATGAGAAACGTAGCACCACTTCATGCTGCAACAAGTCAggtcgccgtcgtcgcaACTGGCCATTTCTCTGGTTGACCGCCATCCGTACCTGTCAACTGGCCTACTTTGCCCATCTCCACGCCGTAGTCTTCTTGTTCGACCAGACTGGCTATTACAATGGCATGTGGGCATGGTACGCCTCCCCAGGTGACGATGAGCGATCAAAAGCCGGCATGCGCTGGGCGCGGGCATTG TCTCTCCTAAACCTAATCTACATCCTCATAACCTTTATCTTCTCCCTCATGTTCCgcaacctcgacccccaaAAGTGGCGCCTCTTCGGCATCCACACCTTCTTCGGTGATCTACTCATGGCATGGTCCCTCCTTCACATCCTCCGAGTCTTGCATCCTTCTTACACCAACTACTGCTACGATGTCCCCCGCAAGTTTG ACTACGAAAACCAAGGCATCCTCACCTACCTTGGCAAAGGCCAATTTAACAAAGAACGCTACCTAACCTGCGCCCTCCTCGACTCAATTTTCACCCTCGGCGCCATCCCTGCCTTGTCTCACATCGcctccatcatcgccaccacTTGCAACATCCGCCGCGccaccaaccagcaacagGTCGAGGTCTaccccaaggaggagggtgcggTCGACATCGAGCAGGGCACGATGATCATCCCGCCAGCTGCCGAGCCATCCCGTTCCCAGTCTCCtgtctcctcatcatccaggggtccatcaccaccgccgtcgtACCGTTCCCGATCCAGCTCCGGAGCAACAGAAGCCGGCCGTCCCCCAAGCTACAGGTCAGCGCCGTCGGTCAGAGCCCGAGCGTCAATGGAGACCGTGTCGTCTGTTGATCCTGATTCCTATCTTGTATCTGATGGGTGGAGGGCGCCGGAGCACCCACCAGTATATTCCAGCAGACCGCCAAGTTTGCGGGATGGACAGGTTTAG
- the ESC4 gene encoding regulator of Ty1 Transposition (COG:L; EggNog:ENOG503NXVY) — translation MAEQHEKPPLLADCAIAFVQSKQLSSQLISILSDVAREHGAEVLEPDRQGKIRWKKATHIISNTIDFEEYTESLAAMVPVVKSDWIRVSIHRRKLAQLRPYSPDPRMIFSSVTVTCADIPTLDKEAICGGVLALGGMESKDLNKLTTHICALTLEHPKCQEALEKKLKAKIVLPHWFDDCFRLGKRIDEGPYLLPDPEVLRTASEEPVKIPSSQQLEGASSAVPSGPYEPQGGEKLVVFSQKKVLLGDDLPINDSTRKTIGEKIARGGGEVVGTVEECNTFVGHYRDGEQYVRASQMGKDVGNLAWLYYLIVYNEWTSPLRRLLHYPVPREPLPGFKDLKITLSNYGGEARIYLENLVTAAGATYTRTMKAENTHLITARLHSEKCEAAKDWNIEIVNHLWIEESYVACQALALNDDKYKAWPRRTNLGEVIGKTFLDETVLRNLYYPGGEEHMDAAAKKKKRVAAAAQKNALTMNLDKDFGTMQDSFMADSSPAPAAPATAKKGRKPKAAAAAAPTAANLVTPAKGRHLRTGKENDTPPVLSSGSRSAKAAALSKLQDIAPDLALYEKEKRRPLKDGVWGGKRAMDQIDKERSTRSSSPAGHADADDDEEEEETGEKSRPSKRPRLSLPNVTMRICATGYKRWVGNKNLEDSDRKKLRNLGVTLVQDTQPCDYLAAPKVVRTMKFLKCLAKGAEIINTSFLDACLETNKRPPVEDHFLVDEENEKKFNINLGTSVGRARANKGKLLWNVPIYCTADIKNGVENFKAIAEANGAIFKIYRARSGTTIKPTTAEEDGGADPDPVYLLSGTTPGEKALWPKFEEMAVNGHCEPRVVNGDWLLDVAMRQELTFDKKYLWKGQEEAGGGGA, via the exons ATGGCGGAACAGCATGAGAAGCCCCCATTGCTCGCCGACTGCGCTATCGCTTTCGTGCAAAGCAAGCAGCTCTCGAGCCAACTAATCTCCATT CTATCCGATGTCGCAAGAGAACACGGCGCCGAAGTGCTAGAGCCAGATCGCCAGGGAAAGATTCGTTGGAAGAAAGCAACCCACATTATTTCGAATACTATTGACTTTGAAGAATACACCGAGTCGCTGGCCGCCATGGTGCCCGTGGTCAAGTCGGACTGGATCAGAGTCAGCATTCATCGCAGAAAGCTGGCGCAGTTACGGCCCTACTCGCCAGATCCCCGCATGATCTTCTCAAGCGTGACCGTCACTTGCGCCGACATCCCAACCCTAGACAAGGAGGCAATCTGTGGTGGCGTTTTGGCCCTCGGGGGCATGGAGTCCAAGGATCTAAACAAGTTAACCACCCACATTTGCGCTCTCACACTGGAACACCCAAAGTGTCAGGAGGCGCTcgagaagaagttgaaggccAAGATTGTCCTTCCTCATTG GTTCGACGACTGCTTCCGTCTGGGCAAACGAATCGACGAAGGTCCATATCTCCTCCCCGACCCGGAAGTCTTGCGCACTGCCTCCGAAGAACCGGTGAAAATCCCAAGTAGCCAGCAACTTGAGGGTGCTAGCTCTGCTGTCCCCAGTGGCCCATACGAACCgcaggggggggagaagctCGTGGTGTTTTCGCAGAAGAAGGTTCTGTTGGGCGacgacctccccatcaacgaCTCGACCCGTAAGACCATTGGCGAGAAGATTGCAAGAGGTGGAGGCGAGGTTGTGGGGACGGTTGAAGAGTGCAATACCTTTGTCGGTCACTACCGTGATGGCGAGCAATACGTCAGGGCTTCACAAATGGGCAAAGACGTCGGCAACTTGGCGTGGCTCTACTATTTGATTGTGTACAACGAGTGGACTTCGCCGCTTCGGCGCTTGCTTCATTACCCAGTTCCAAGAGAACCTCTGCCAGGATTTAAGGACCTAAAGATCACACTCTCCAACTACGGTGGTGAGGCCCGTATCTACCTGGAGAACCTCGTCACGGCTGCCGGTGCTACATATACCCGAACGATGAAGGCAGAGAATACACATCTCATCACGGCTCGCCTGCATAGCGAGAAGTGTGAAGCCGCCAAGGACTGGAACATCGAGATCGTCAACCACCTCTGGATCGAGGAGAGCTATGTTGCCTGTCAGGCTCTGGCTCTCAACGACGACAAGTACAAAGCATGGCCTCGGCGAACGAATCTTGGCGAAGTTATTGGCAAAACCTTCCTCGACGAGACTGTGCTCCGCAATCTGTACTAcccaggaggagaggaacaCATGGATGCGgcagcaaagaagaagaagagagtgGCCGCAGCGGCGCAAAAGAACGCGCTCACCATGAACCTGGACAAGGACTTTGGCACCATGCAAGACTCGTTCATGGCGGATTCGAGCCCAGCGCCTGCTGCACCGGCAACGGCGAAGAAGGGGCGAAAGCCAaaggcggcggctgctgccgctCCAACCGCGGCCAACCTTGTCACGCCAGCCAAGGGTCGTCATCTTCGCACAGGGAAGGAGAATGATACCCCCCCCGTCCTGTCAAGCGGCAGCCGGAGTGCCAAAGCAGCTGCGCTCTCCAAGCTTCAGGATATTGCTCCGGATCTGGCGTTGTATgagaaggaaaagaggaggcCACTGAAagatggggtttggggtggtAAGAGGGCGATGGATCAGATTGACAAGGAGAGAAGCACGAGAAGCTCTAGTCCGGCCGGCCATGCTGatgcggatgatgatgaagaggaagaggagactGGTGAGAAGAGCAGGCCGTCCAAGAGGCCGAGGTTGTCGCTGCCGAATGTCACGATGAGGATTTGCGCGACGGGGTACAAGAGATGGGTAGGGAATAAGAACTTGGAGGATTCGGACCGG AAGAAACTGCGCAACCTCGGCGTCACCCTGGTGCAAGACACCCAACCGTGCGACTACCTCGCCGCCCCCAAAGTCGTCCGCACGATGAAATTCCTCAAGTGCCTAGCCAAGGGCGCGGAAATAATCAACACTTCGTTCCTCGACGCCTGCCTCGAGACGAACAAGCGTCCGCCAGTGGAGGACCACTTTTTGGTTGACGAGGAAAACGAAAAGAagttcaacatcaacctcggGACGTCTGTCGGGCGCGCGCGCGCGAATAAAGGGAAGCTCCTGTGGAATGTGCCGATTTATTGCACGGCGGACATCAAGAACGGGGTGGAGAACTTTAAAGCCATTGCGGAGGCGAACGGGGCGATATTCAAGATTTATAGGGCGAGGAGTGGGACGACGATCAAGCCGacgacggcggaggaggatggaggggcggACCCGGACCCGGTGTATTTGCTGAGCGGGACCACGCCGGGGGAGAAGGCGCTGTGGCCCAAGTTTGAGGAGATGGCGGTTAATGGGCACTGCgagccgagggtggtgaatgggGATTGGTTGTTGGATGTGGCGATGAGGCAGGAGTTGACGTTTGATAAAAAGTATCTTTGGAaggggcaggaggaggccggggggggaggggcgtgA
- the tbp1 gene encoding TATA-binding protein (TBP) (COG:K; BUSCO:EOG09264HTG; EggNog:ENOG503NUCG): MDAIQTHPTSAAQAKAFTAPGSLSFPTGHADLNQSVAGNGTVANGAQQSGVQTTNGAGVTPATPAATPGAASAGPSGITPTLQNIVATVNLDCRLDLKTIALHARNAEYNPKRFAAVIMRIREPKTTALIFASGKMVVTGAKSEDDSKLASRKYARIIQKLGFNAKFTDFKIQNIVGSCDIKFPIRLEGLASKHHNFSSYEPELFPGLIYRMIKPKIVLLIFVSGKIVLTGAKVREEIYQAFEMIYPVLQDFRKM, encoded by the exons ATGGATGCGATTCAAACCCACCCCACGAGCGCTGCCCAGGCCAAGGCCTTCACTGCCCCCggttctctctctttccccaCCGGACATGCTGATCTGAATCAGTCGGTCGCGGGCAATGGCACTGTCGCCAATGGCGCACAGCAGTCGGGCGTCCAAACCACCAACGGTGCTGGGGTGACTCCCGCGACCCCCGCTGCGACGCCGGGCGCCGCTTCAGCTGGACCCAGTGGTATCACACCCACTCTTCA GAACATTGTCGCAACTGTCAATCTTGACTGCCGTCTGGACCTGAAGACAATTGCGCTGCACGCTCGCAATGCTGAG TACAACCCCAAGCGTTTCGCCGCTGTTATCATGCGTATCCGTGAGCCCAAGACCACCGCTTTGATCTTTGCGTCGGGCAAGATGGTCGTCACTGGCGCCAAGTCGGAAGATGACTCCAAGCTTGCTTCCCGCAAGTATGCCCGTATCATTCAGAAGCTCGGCTTCAACGCCAAGTTCACCGACTTCAAAATCCAGAACATTGTGGGTTCTTGCGACATCAAGTTCCCCATCCGTCTGGAGGGTCTTGCTTCCAAGCATCACAACTTCAGCTCCTACGAGCCCGAGTTGTTCCCCGGTCTCATCTACCGCATGATCAAGCCCAAGATTGTgctcctcatcttcgtcagCGGCAAGATTGTTCTCACAGGCGCGAAAGTTCGCGAGGAGATCTATCAAGCTTTCGAGATGATCTATCCCGTGTTGCAGG ATTTCCGCAAGATGTAG
- a CDS encoding hypothetical protein (COG:E; EggNog:ENOG503NUZZ): MTSSLPQHSSSSTTTTTTTTTTTNNNNNNTNPPSSILIVGSGLFGLSTAYALTRRHEFINTSITVIDRSDPSSQSTFPSPDAASIDTSRIVRADYADHAYAALCDEAQLIWRQQDKPTDLGAQGRYHETGLLVVGDATSAAPVADPPVEGGASESSHKKLTGMDYARKSWENVSSLASRDPMLAERIRELPNADAICEVLGTGGSSGAWGYINYNSGWTDAGASMAWLYEQVIQTGRVNFIAGTVESLEHDDTGVTGVRLQDQRVLTADLVMVAAGAWTGSFVDLDGQAVATGQVLGYLNITEEEQEILGKMPVILNLSSGLFIIPPTNRVLKVARHAYGYTNPRTVHFPPLPVSPTATSNCLVSIPRTSLHDPDLVIPAEGEADLRAALREMTPLPGLVDRPFTKTRLCWYSDTRTADFLIDYHPHWKNLFVATGDSGHAFKFLPVIGDKIVDCIQRNCPPEFKEKWAWKEGEGANALFTEDGSRGGKPGLILEEELLKALSV; the protein is encoded by the coding sequence ATGacttcttcccttcctcaacattcttcctcttccaccaccaccaccaccaccaccaccaccaccaccaacaacaacaacaacaacacgaACCCCCCGTCCTCCATTCTCATTGTTGGCTCGGGTCTCTTTGGCCTCTCCACAGCCTATGCTCTCACTCGTCGCCATGAGttcatcaacacctccataACTGTCATTGACAGGtccgacccctcctctcaGTCTacattcccatcccccgATGCCGCGTCCATTGACACGAGCCGCATTGTCAGGGCAGACTACGCCGACCACGCGTATGCCGCTCTGTGCGATGAAGCTCAGCTGATATGGCGCCAACAAGACAAGCCCACAGATCTCGGCGCCCAGGGCCGTTACCACGAAACAGgtctcctcgtcgtcggcgatGCCACCTCTGCCGCGCCAGTCGCGGACCCTCCCGTAGAGGGTGGCGCGAGTGAGTCTTCCCACAAGAAGCTAACCGGCATGGATTATGCCCGCAAGAGCTGGGAGAACGTTTCATCTCTGGCCTCTCGTGACCCAATGCTCGCCGAGCGCATCCGAGAGCTCCCGAACGCCGACGCGATCTGCGAGGTTCTCGGGACCGGTGGCAGCTCTGGAGCTTGGGGATATATCAACTACAACAGCGGCTGGACAGACGCCGGCGCGTCGATGGCATGGCTCTACGAGCAAGTCATACAGACCGGACGCGTCAACTTCATTGCTGGTACAGTGGAGTCTCTGGAGCACGATGACACCGGTGTGACAGGAGTGAGGCTACAAGACCAACGCGTCTTGACCGCGGACCTGGTCATGGTGGCAGCAGGGGCATGGACAGGAAGCTTTGTCGACCTTGACGGCCAGGCTGTCGCCACGGGCCAAGTCTTGGGGTacctcaacatcaccgaAGAGGAGCAAGAGATCCTCGGCAAGATGcccgtcatcctcaacctctccagcgGTCTCTTCATCAttccaccaaccaaccggGTCCTCAAGGTAGCTCGCCATGCCTACGGTTATACCAACCCACGAACTGTAcatttccctccccttcccgtcTCGCCAACTGCCACAAGCAACTGCCTCGTCTCGATCCCCCGGACATCGTTGCATGACCCCGACCTCGTCATCCCAGCAGAGGGGGAAGCCGACCTTCGCGCTGCTCTCCGAGAGATGACGCCGCTACCTGGGTTGGTAGACCGTCCCTTCACCAAAACGAGACTATGCTGGTATTCTGATACCCGGACGGCCGACTTCCTCATCGACTACCATCCTCACTGGAAGAATCTCTTTGTCGCGACAGGAGACAGTGGCCACGCCTTCAAGTTCCTCCCCGTCATTGGCGATAAGATTGTGGACTGCATCCAGCGAAACTGTCCACCCGAGTTCAAGGAAAAGTGGGCttggaaggaaggggagggagccaACGCATTGTTTACAGAGGACGGCAGCAGAGGGGGAAAGCCTGGGCTGATTCTGGAAGAGGAGCTCCTCAAGGCTCTGTCTGTGTGA